The proteins below come from a single Drosophila busckii strain San Diego stock center, stock number 13000-0081.31 chromosome X, ASM1175060v1, whole genome shotgun sequence genomic window:
- the LOC108606007 gene encoding uncharacterized protein LOC108606007 isoform X2 — MQYTTACLMALLLVMMWGTQLTVSAPAQELAQDSSVLPAELNPINAESNRHARAGGKDLSDAPELDRNKVSIELPDQLFTKSFRVVTQVSQAFSRLIMNSARRYSRFVLFFKPVFGDALVVKGYEDPTTTTTSRTTTTTEDTDKVNEI, encoded by the exons ATGCAGTACACGACGGCATGCTTGATGGctctgctgctggtgatgatgTGGGGCACACAGCTAACGGTATCGGCGCCAGCACAGGAGCTAGCACAGGATAGCAGCGTACTGCCCGCCGAGCTGAATCCGATCAATGCTGAG aGCAATCGTCATGCGCGCGCTGGGGGTAAAGATCTAAGCGATGCACCGGAATTGGATCGAAACAAGGTTTCCATAGAGTTGCCCGATCAACTTTTTACCAAATCATTTCGCGTCGTCACCCAAGTCTCCCAGGCATTTTCACGTTTAATTATG AACTCTGCACGTCGCTACTCACGCTTTGTGCTGTTCTTCAAGCCTGTCTTTGGCGATGCCCTGGTGGTCAAGGGCTATGAGGATCCAACCACCACAACCACTAGTCGCACCACCACAACCACCGAGGATACGGACAAAGTAAATGAGATCTAA
- the LOC108606007 gene encoding uncharacterized protein LOC108606007 isoform X1 codes for MQYTTACLMALLLVMMWGTQLTVSAPAQELAQDSSVLPAELNPINAEEVVGDELERNKRKLPDATFEAKNAVLGFVFGKIDNFLDTKTRVIEQLDRSNIEKNKQWDIKAPVPIKDFQTLISAVVSPKIRSIGNIANDLTTGVLTTITAFSGSSSGNGNANAGLGNVVSKFLSFSGPILQGSSGGVNGIAGATTPAPDSDEAGY; via the exons ATGCAGTACACGACGGCATGCTTGATGGctctgctgctggtgatgatgTGGGGCACACAGCTAACGGTATCGGCGCCAGCACAGGAGCTAGCACAGGATAGCAGCGTACTGCCCGCCGAGCTGAATCCGATCAATGCTGAG GAGGTGGTAGGCGATGAGCTAGAAcgcaacaaaagaaaactgcCCGATGCCACATTTGAGGCGAAAAATGCGGTGCTCGGATTTGTATTTGGT AAAATCGACAACTTCTTGGATACAAAGACACGCGTGATTGAGCAACTGGATCGCTCCAATATTGAGAAGAACAAGCAATGGGATATCAAGGCACCGGTGCCCATTAAGGATTTCCAAACTCTCATCTCCGCCGTTGTCTCGCCCAAAATCCGTTCGATTGGCAATATTGCAAATGATCTCACCACCGGCGTATTAACCACCATAACCGCCTTCAGTGGCTCCTCATCGGGCAacggcaatgccaatgccgGACTCGGCAATGTCGTCTCCAAATTCTTGAGTTTCTCCGGTCCCATACTGCAGGGTTCGTCGGGTGGTGTCAATGGCATTGCCGGTGCCACGACACCAGCTCCAGATTCTGATGAGGCGGGCTACTAA
- the LOC108607262 gene encoding fibrinogen C domain-containing protein 1 translates to MSQMLQLDALVTMLACLSTTHIEPAGQLLPADNATTSSCTLDTLSGFNTRIQLLSTEIAAAKKMLGSLQEQLVDLQRDQKTTAPVSFGSRINLDLLPAPALGAAAAAPVAYSTPQSCVKQQHGVVRIRPRNNAEPFFVFCDQKTRGGGWTVVANRYDGTEDFNRKWVDYKIGFGPLTLEFFIGLEKLHQLSNSEDCELLVQLENRKQEQRYALYDHFSIGGEAEQYRLNVLGKYQGDASDALRQHTGKKFSTQDRDNDESKSNCATSQSAAFWYGNACNQSNPFGLYQRLLERDVDGYKGILWRGFLDGPKGSLKRMRLLLRPRASS, encoded by the exons ATGTCGCAAATGCTGCAACTGGATGCGCTGGTCACCATGTTGGCCTGCCTGAGCACCACACACATTGAGCCTGCTGGACAGCTTCTACCTGCGGATAATGCT ACCACGAGCAGCTGTACGCTGGACACGCTCAGCGGCTTCAACACACGCATTCAGCTGCTGTCCACAGAGATTGCGGCGGCCAAGAAAATGCTGGGCAGCCTACAGGAGCAGCTGGTCGATCTGCAGCGCGATCAAAAAACGACAGCGCCTGTTAGCTTTGGTTCGCGCAT CAATCTGGACTtgttgccagcgccagcgttgggagcagctgccgcagcgcCCGTTGCTTACAGCACGCCACAGAGTTGTGTGAAGCAGCAACATGGAGTGGTGCGCATACGGCCACGCAACAATGCGGAGCCGTTCTTTGTGTTCTGCGATCAGAAGACACGCGGCGGGGGTTGGACTGTGGTGGCGAATCGCTATGACGGCACCGAGGACTTCAATCGCAAGTGGGTGGACTATAAGATTGGCTTTGGTCCGCTGACGCTGGAGTTCTTCATTGGGCTGGAAAAGCTGCATCAGCTGAGCAACAGCGAAGACTGTGAGCTGCTGGTGCAGCTGGAGAATCGCAAGCAGGAGCAGCGCTATGCGCTCTATGATCACTTCAGCATTGGCGGCGAGGCGGAGCAGTATCGCCTGAATGTGTTGGGCAAGTATCAAGGCGATGCCAGCGATGCACTGCGTCAGCATACGGGCAAGAAGTTCAGCACACAGGACAGAGACAACGATGAGAGTAAGAGCAACTGCGCTACGTCGCAGTCGGCGGCATTCTGGTATGGCAATGCCTGCAATCAAAG CAATCCTTTTGGTCTTTATCAGCGGCTGCTCGAGCGTGATGTGGATGGCTATAAGGGCATACTATGGCGTGGTTTTCTCGATGGCCCCAAGGGATCGCTGAAGCGCATGCGATTGCTCTTGCGTCCACGCGCCAGCAGTTGA
- the LOC108607261 gene encoding fibrinogen-like protein A, producing the protein MALEALVTALACLSATTTLPDKPVSIIRQNSLEPYAVNNGTGGCPVSALGGLTARLLYMNEELQALKTQLTELQQLITDYKRQQPAPEIGARILSFGPDAVPNALGAVAPAPVDDTPRNCRDQKHGQVLIRLAADVEPFYVSCDQKEDSGGWIVVAYRFDGSEDFNRDWHAYKTGFGSLNSEFFIGLDKLHRLTNSGDHELRIVMQNSKNEKRFAKYDQFSIGSESEKYLLYVLGAYHGDAGDSLRYHAGKKFTTYDQDNDDNGQNCARTHAGAWWYGRECFESNLFGTFQSKYGQEIGYFKGILWKTFVPGPTGSLSYVRMLIRPYEKLKGL; encoded by the exons ATGGCGCTGGAAGCGCTGGTCACCGCCTTGGCCTGTCTCAGTGCGACGACAACATTGCCGGACAAGCCTGTATCCATTATCAGGCAAAACTCGCTGGAGCCCTATGCGGTCAACAAT GGCACAGGCGGCTGTCCCGTAAGCGCCTTGGGCGGTCTGACGGCGCG CTTACTCTACATGAACGAGGAGTTGCAAGCTCTCAAAACGCAGCTCACtgaactgcagcagctcataaCTGACTATAAAAGGCAGCAGCCAGCTCCAGAAATAGGCGCACGCAT CCTGTCATTTGGGCCCGATGCTGTGCCCAATGCTTTGGGTGCTGTGGCGCCTGCGCCTGTAGATGATACGCCCAGAAATTGTCGAGATCAGAAGCATGGCCAGGTGCTCATACGCCTTGCCGCCGATGTGGAGCCTTTTTATGTTAGCTGCGATCAGAAAGAGGACTCTGGCGGCTGGATAGTCGTTGCCTATCGCTTCGATGGCAGCGAGGACTTCAATCGCGATTGGCATGCCTATAAAACGGGCTTTGGCTCGCTCAACTCGGAGTTCTTCATTGGGTTGGACAAATTGCATCGTCTGACCAACAGCGGTGACCACGAGCTGCGCATTGTCATGCAGAACAGCAAGAACGAGAAGCGATTCGCTAAGTACGATCAATTCAGCATTGGCAGTGAGTCCGAGAAGTATTTGCTATACGTCCTAGGCGCTTATCATGGCGATGCGGGTGACTCGCTGCGTTATCATGCGGGTAAGAAGTTCACCACCTACGACCAGGATAACGATGACAACGGACAGAACTGTGCACGCACACACGCGGGTGCCTGGTGGTATGGACGAGAATGTTTCGAAAG CAATCTGTTCGGCACCTTTCAGTCAAAGTATGGCCAAGAAATCGGTTACTTCAAGGGCATCCTATGGAAAACTTTTGTACCCGGCCCCACCGGCTCGCTCAGCTACGTACGCATGTTGATTAGACCCTATGAGAAGTTGAAGGGGTTGTAG